GTGTCTCCTGGAATTCAAGCAAACTAAAAAAAGTCACATTACTTCCATTATGTGAACTTAGTTACTTATGAGTGTAGGCAATCCTGCATCATGTCAAGCTACAGAGTAGTACCTTTATTAGTTTTTTAATACAATCATTatagggaagagagaaagaagaaacttTTGGCAAGCTGAATTAAGATACAGCACAACTGAAGTGCTCCAAATTGAGTTTATTGCTGGTCTGAAATTTGTCTAGTTTTATGTTAACCATATGTCCAGTTTACATTCTGCTTCCACAAATTAATATAGCCACATCATCTATACTGACCTGTTCAACAAGGCCGTCTGTAATGCCTCTGGTAGCAAGCCATAACCCATTAAACTACTGAAatccataattttaaaatagtggaaAAAATTAGGAATAATAATGTTCTCAAAATGCCTGAACTTAAGCCTCATACTCAagagtatttttaatataaaaaaccaCTTTCCACCCAACAGCAGATAAATTATTCCTGCTGAAATGCTATAAAATTAAAAGTTTAGCTTAATCTCTACAAAAAGGGGGGCTCTTTTCCTGCTTTGTACATTTCTGTACAACCTCATATTTTCATCAAATTTAGATACGAATCAAAtctttatgcctcattacttggtTCTCAGGCCATTCCCTTCTGCAAGAGAAGAAACCAACTTCTTAAGTACTAACATAAAAGATTAATGGCCTTGCAAGTAGGAAAATGTTCCATAATAGTGTGCAACGTAAGAGGAGAGTTCTAGTCTTAATCTCTTGAACTAGATCTTGACCGTGAGCGAGATTTTGAGCGAGATCTGGAGCGGGACCTTGACGCAGCTCTTTTGGGTGGTGACTCAGAGTGAGCCTTGGCAGGTGGTTGCTGCTGTGGCGTTTTGGAACGAGACCTACTCCTTGACCTGGATTTAGACTTAGCCTCTCCTTTACCATTCTCTTTGGGAGAGCGAGACATAGACCTAGACCTGCTGCGAGACTTCTCAGATTTCTCCTTGGATCTGCTGCGGGAGCCCCGGTCAGACTTGGGTTTAGATTTGCTCTTTGATCTAGACTTCCTGCTTTTAGATCTGGAACGTGAACGATCTTTGCTTCGTGACCTGGATTTAGATCTTTAAAAGAACACAATCTTTATTCGACATGAACTGATATGTACCCATGTCAGTTCTACATACAAACAGTTACCAACTAAAGGTAATAATTGATGGATTAACAGAAAGCACCATTAAACAGACAAATTACTCACCGCGAGCGACTTTTTGAGGCACTACGGGATCTGCTGCGGCTACTCCTACGACTTCTGCTTCGTGACCTTCTTCTAGATCGTGACCTGGTGACATTTCAAAAGGTACCTATGATATTCTATAACaatttcagggatttttttttttttagcctggtATGTCCTGCTCCCCCCTTACTTTAGCAAAGCCAAAGTGTCTTACAACGTAGAATTTTTAGCAACAGGAGTGGCCATACCAGAGCAGATCATTGGTCCATCTAGGTCCAGAATACCATCTGTCACAGTAGCCTATacttgatgtttcagaggaaggtgaaaggtCTTCCCCATAATGCACCTGGTCAACTATGCAATGTTACATCATGGAAAAACATTCCTTCCAGACCCCTGGGAGTCATCTTATCCCTGAAGTATCAACAAATTATAAAGGTAATGATTACTCTTAACATTAAGAGTACATATAATAGGCCCTCTCTTATTAGAGCTAATAGTCTTTGCTATAAAGCTCAAGAGTTTCAAAGTTACCTTGACCTGCTGCCAGAGTAAGATCGTCTATGGCTTGTCCGTGGCTTGTCTTCAACCAGCCTGATTTTCCTGCCATTTATCTCTGTGCCATCCAATTTGTCCAGAGCACGCTTCATGTCAGAGTAAGACCGGAATTCAATTACCCCTTCATTTGTGCGTTCTTTGTGAGCATCCGCATAGGTTACCTCACCAGCTTGCCTCATGAAATCCTTAGAAAGTAGATGGAGTTACATAACCATTTCACTTTATGCGTGCAACTAGGCCACTAAGTCAAATCTGAAGAGATGCAAAGAACTCTAACAGTCTAAACTGCCATGcctgaatacatttaaaaacatttctgctAAATAAAGAAGAACATTCaaactaaaatgaaatattttattgcttTCCGCTAGTCACAAGCGGCTCTACTAAGGGATTTCACATTAATACATACTTTCAAATCCTGCCAACTACAACGACTGGAAAGGTTTTCAACAATCAGTCTGTATTCTGTACGAACAGGTGGTCCATATTTATCTCTTCCTGATTGTCTCCGACTGCTATATCCACcgcctccaccacccccacctttattgtgcaaagaaaaaaagttagATTCTCACAATGTGAAGGCAGCTAAATGTTCTGAAAAAGTTAGTT
This portion of the Chelonia mydas isolate rCheMyd1 chromosome 13, rCheMyd1.pri.v2, whole genome shotgun sequence genome encodes:
- the SRSF6 gene encoding serine/arginine-rich splicing factor 6, whose product is MPRVYIGRLSYHVREKDIQRFFSGYGRLLEVDLKNGYGFVEFEDSRDADDAVYELNGKDLCGERVIVEHARGPRRDRDGYSYSSRSGGGGGGGYSSRRQSGRDKYGPPVRTEYRLIVENLSSRCSWQDLKDFMRQAGEVTYADAHKERTNEGVIEFRSYSDMKRALDKLDGTEINGRKIRLVEDKPRTSHRRSYSGSRSRSRSRRRSRSRSRRSSRSRSRSASKSRSRSKSRSRSKDRSRSRSKSRKSRSKSKSKPKSDRGSRSRSKEKSEKSRSRSRSMSRSPKENGKGEAKSKSRSRSRSRSKTPQQQPPAKAHSESPPKRAASRSRSRSRSKSRSRSRSSSRD